From a single Fulvivirga ulvae genomic region:
- a CDS encoding calcium/sodium antiporter, with protein sequence MLVYILFVVGFIFLIKGADLLVEGASSIGKKFNVSSIVIGLTIVSFGTSLPELLVNLIASYRDTPDIGVGNVLGSNIANILLILGISALINPLPITKNTYFIEVPFSLTATLLVGFLANASLFGKSNDYVISQYDGVILLFFFVLFMGYVYIVSKQKKSEFSTEEFKEMALGKSVGLIVVGMAGLFFGGRWVVDGAIELARGFGMSEAFIGLTIIAVGTSLPELVTSAVAAFKKDTDIAVGNVVGSNIFNLLWILGLSAAIKPIPYDVISNSDVFMIIASSTALILAVVVGKRPVISRWEGFFFLIAYFWYITFLIERG encoded by the coding sequence ATGTTGGTTTATATCTTATTTGTTGTTGGCTTTATTTTCTTAATAAAAGGAGCAGACCTTCTCGTAGAGGGTGCATCCTCAATAGGTAAGAAATTCAATGTCTCCAGTATAGTAATAGGCTTGACTATCGTATCGTTTGGTACTTCGCTGCCCGAATTGTTGGTTAACCTGATAGCGAGCTACAGAGATACTCCCGATATAGGTGTTGGGAACGTGCTTGGAAGTAATATTGCTAACATTCTGCTTATCTTGGGGATTTCTGCATTAATTAACCCGCTACCTATTACAAAAAACACTTATTTTATTGAAGTCCCTTTTTCGCTTACCGCTACACTGCTGGTGGGCTTTCTTGCTAATGCCTCACTATTTGGGAAGTCTAATGATTATGTGATCAGCCAGTACGACGGCGTTATTCTGTTATTTTTCTTTGTGTTGTTCATGGGCTATGTTTATATCGTATCCAAGCAGAAGAAGTCAGAGTTCTCTACGGAAGAGTTTAAGGAAATGGCACTGGGTAAATCCGTGGGGCTGATTGTTGTAGGTATGGCAGGTCTGTTCTTTGGTGGTCGTTGGGTTGTTGATGGTGCGATAGAGCTTGCAAGGGGTTTTGGAATGAGCGAGGCCTTTATCGGACTGACCATAATAGCTGTAGGAACCTCTTTACCAGAATTGGTAACTTCAGCAGTGGCAGCCTTTAAAAAAGATACCGATATTGCAGTAGGAAATGTGGTGGGCTCAAATATATTTAACCTGCTTTGGATACTTGGTTTAAGTGCAGCAATTAAACCCATTCCTTATGATGTTATTAGTAATTCGGATGTATTTATGATTATAGCATCAAGTACAGCGCTGATTTTGGCAGTTGTAGTGGGTAAAAGGCCGGTGATCAGCCGGTGGGAGGGTTTCTTCTTTCTGATTGCTTATTTCTGGTACATAACTTTCCTGATAGAGAGAGGGTAG
- a CDS encoding cation:proton antiporter domain-containing protein, producing MEIFNSYTAVIIFSLIVIISYFFNIISEKTNIPSVLLLIVSGILIKLGLNYFGIATGGALFNVLEILGIVGLIMIVLEASLDLELSREKWPLIWKSFMVAFLGLMVCSFAIAFLLNLVMIDNYIIALIYAIPLSVMSSAIVIPSVGELMDDKKEFMVYESTFSDILGIMYFYFLIGNVDNDKVHSVVWDVFSNIFITIVLSVIISYALVFIFQKVRTHVKLFLLIAVLLLLYSIGKMFHLSSLLIILIFGLVLNNHKVFFQGKLKKLIHVPSVNSILNNFHLVTIESAFVVRTFFFVIFGITLDLTTLLDWNVLFISILVIILLFGIRAIFLRLFQGKKITPEILIAPRGLVTILLFFAIPQELQVDTFNAGILLYTVLISSIIMAMALIASGKHIEPVEAVQMAYWNEIDKEIESIPESEKNKPKEEKEKEEKENQTKANGQEKVNN from the coding sequence ATGGAAATATTTAATTCATATACTGCTGTGATCATCTTTTCATTAATTGTGATCATATCCTACTTTTTCAATATTATTTCTGAAAAGACCAACATACCTAGTGTTTTACTTCTCATTGTATCGGGTATACTCATTAAGCTGGGCCTCAATTATTTTGGTATCGCCACTGGCGGAGCACTGTTCAATGTGCTAGAGATACTTGGGATTGTAGGTCTGATCATGATTGTACTTGAAGCTTCTCTGGACCTGGAACTATCAAGAGAGAAATGGCCCCTTATATGGAAATCCTTTATGGTTGCTTTTCTGGGGTTAATGGTCTGCTCCTTCGCCATTGCATTTCTACTAAACCTGGTGATGATAGATAATTACATCATTGCACTGATCTACGCCATACCGTTATCAGTTATGAGCAGTGCAATTGTAATACCTTCCGTAGGAGAATTAATGGATGACAAAAAGGAGTTTATGGTATACGAAAGTACCTTTTCGGATATACTTGGTATCATGTACTTCTATTTTCTTATCGGTAATGTGGACAACGATAAGGTACATTCCGTAGTTTGGGACGTGTTTTCAAACATTTTCATTACCATAGTGCTGTCTGTTATCATCAGCTATGCACTCGTGTTTATTTTTCAAAAAGTCAGAACACATGTCAAGTTATTCCTGCTGATAGCCGTGTTGTTGCTTTTATATTCTATCGGCAAAATGTTCCACCTCTCTTCTCTCCTTATCATCTTGATCTTCGGATTGGTACTTAATAATCATAAGGTGTTTTTTCAGGGCAAATTAAAAAAGCTGATTCATGTACCTTCTGTAAATAGTATTTTGAACAACTTCCATCTCGTTACTATAGAGTCAGCTTTCGTCGTGAGGACTTTCTTCTTTGTCATTTTCGGGATCACCCTTGACCTTACGACGCTGCTCGACTGGAATGTTTTGTTTATCAGTATACTTGTTATCATCCTCTTGTTTGGTATCCGGGCTATTTTTCTCCGGCTTTTCCAGGGCAAAAAAATCACTCCTGAGATACTCATAGCTCCTCGTGGTTTGGTAACCATACTCCTTTTCTTTGCTATTCCTCAGGAGTTGCAAGTTGATACTTTTAATGCCGGCATCCTTCTTTACACCGTTCTGATCTCAAGCATAATAATGGCCATGGCCCTGATAGCCAGCGGCAAACACATTGAGCCAGTTGAAGCCGTACAGATGGCCTACTGGAATGAGATTGATAAGGAAATAGAATCGATACCTGAGTCAGAGAAAAACAAGCCGAAAGAAGAAAAAGAGAAAGAAGAAAAGGAAAATCAAACCAAAGCAAATGGACAAGAGAAGGTTAATAATTAG
- a CDS encoding YpdA family putative bacillithiol disulfide reductase: MYDVLIIGAGPIGLACGIEAKKAGLKYIIVDKGCLVNSIYNYPLNMTFFSTSERLEIGGVPFISHGNKPNRFEALEYYRRVAMSWELQIKLYESVTEVKKEDVIFNVSTTRAKYQTKSVVLATGFYDIPFMMGVPGENLAKVKHYYDEPHPYFNQKLIVVGAANSAVDVALETYRKGADVTMVIREPTLLDSVKYWVKPDIENRIKEGSIKSYFNSQITAIREHEVDIATPEGTFTLENDFVMAMTGYKPNFGFMESLGIAFRDDEMHTPHYNEDTNETNVEGIFLAGVVCGGLKTNKWFIENSRVHADLIIETLSKRLL, translated from the coding sequence ATGTATGATGTTCTGATCATAGGCGCAGGTCCTATAGGATTGGCTTGCGGTATTGAGGCAAAAAAAGCGGGTTTGAAATATATAATCGTAGACAAAGGCTGCCTGGTGAACTCTATTTATAACTACCCCCTCAACATGACCTTTTTTTCCACGTCTGAGCGCCTGGAAATCGGTGGCGTACCATTTATTTCTCATGGCAATAAACCCAACCGTTTTGAAGCTCTGGAATACTACAGACGGGTAGCAATGAGTTGGGAGCTGCAAATTAAGCTATATGAATCTGTAACAGAAGTAAAAAAGGAAGATGTAATTTTTAATGTTAGTACAACAAGGGCAAAATATCAGACGAAGTCCGTTGTACTGGCCACTGGTTTTTACGATATCCCGTTTATGATGGGAGTGCCCGGCGAGAACCTTGCAAAGGTAAAGCATTACTATGACGAGCCCCATCCATATTTTAATCAAAAGCTTATCGTAGTGGGAGCGGCAAATTCAGCAGTAGATGTAGCTTTGGAGACTTATAGAAAGGGTGCCGATGTAACTATGGTTATCAGGGAACCAACTTTGCTTGACTCGGTCAAATACTGGGTTAAGCCTGATATAGAAAATCGTATAAAAGAGGGATCAATCAAATCATATTTTAACTCACAAATAACAGCAATTCGAGAGCATGAGGTTGATATTGCCACGCCTGAGGGAACCTTTACACTGGAAAATGACTTTGTAATGGCTATGACAGGCTATAAGCCAAACTTTGGATTTATGGAGTCACTGGGCATAGCCTTCAGGGATGATGAAATGCATACACCTCATTATAATGAAGACACCAATGAGACCAATGTGGAAGGAATATTTTTAGCGGGGGTGGTATGTGGCGGGCTCAAAACCAATAAGTGGTTTATTGAAAACTCCCGAGTGCATGCCGACCTTATAATAGAGACCCTGAGCAAGCGACTCCTGTAG
- a CDS encoding PorP/SprF family type IX secretion system membrane protein, whose product MRRLLYLFLFIQLSFCFTANAQDLPLYSQKLTNSLLYNPAAAGSEFGSLTLSHRKFWSGIDDAPTTNMLSFHTPFAYHKFGVGATVFSEKIGIYDRLAVTGAFAYHLNFTDETTLSMGVSAEYNNLKVSTARLDVINTSDQLLFGNDFNKSSLDFSFGLNLKTKYFVFGGAANRISTGLGLSDESNQLSPFYSSYINFKLPVAGARDLLEPIITFRQLSTESNQYDIGLYYTFNNMITLGGGYRSSLVSNTAPQLNATAALRIKKRIVIGYTYETFSNQYRSNLGSSSEITLRIDFRDQNYHRNQKNSREIMNSSLAFRRKTLTRTSSLARNKANTSSKKLKKRLRKNYLKAPNYRMNSSKKLHTKKVKKVKANRKKNKHRYKKRRGNR is encoded by the coding sequence TTGAGACGTCTACTTTATCTCTTTTTATTTATTCAACTGAGCTTTTGTTTCACGGCAAATGCACAGGATCTGCCGTTGTATAGCCAGAAACTGACCAATTCACTCTTATACAATCCTGCGGCTGCGGGTAGCGAATTTGGTTCGCTCACACTATCTCACCGGAAATTCTGGTCGGGTATTGATGATGCACCTACAACTAACATGCTTAGCTTTCACACTCCTTTTGCTTATCATAAATTTGGTGTTGGCGCCACGGTTTTTAGCGAAAAGATCGGCATTTATGATCGACTTGCTGTAACCGGAGCTTTTGCCTACCATCTCAATTTTACTGATGAAACTACACTGTCGATGGGAGTTTCTGCTGAGTATAACAACCTAAAGGTAAGCACTGCAAGGTTAGATGTGATCAATACTTCTGATCAATTACTATTTGGCAATGATTTTAACAAAAGCAGCCTGGATTTTTCTTTTGGGCTTAACTTAAAAACAAAATATTTTGTGTTCGGTGGCGCTGCCAACCGCATAAGTACGGGTCTCGGTCTATCTGATGAATCTAATCAGCTATCCCCATTTTACAGCAGTTATATTAATTTCAAGCTTCCCGTTGCAGGAGCTCGTGACCTGCTGGAACCTATCATCACTTTCCGTCAGCTTTCAACGGAGTCTAATCAGTATGATATAGGTCTTTATTACACCTTTAACAATATGATCACCTTAGGTGGGGGCTACCGCTCAAGCCTGGTTTCGAACACCGCTCCACAGCTCAACGCCACTGCAGCATTAAGAATCAAAAAACGTATAGTTATTGGGTATACATATGAGACATTCAGTAACCAGTACAGGTCCAACCTCGGGAGCAGCAGCGAGATAACCCTGAGAATTGACTTCAGAGACCAAAACTATCACCGCAACCAGAAGAACTCACGGGAAATAATGAATAGCTCCCTTGCCTTTAGACGAAAGACCCTGACCAGAACGTCTTCACTCGCCAGAAATAAGGCCAATACCTCCTCAAAAAAGCTTAAAAAGAGGCTGAGGAAAAACTACCTCAAAGCGCCCAATTACCGCATGAATAGTAGCAAAAAGCTACACACAAAGAAAGTAAAGAAGGTTAAAGCTAACCGTAAGAAAAACAAACACCGCTATAAAAAACGCAGAGGCAACAGATAG
- a CDS encoding GNAT family N-acetyltransferase encodes MITVRPAKYKERKIIVDFQKRMARETEELELDEKQLKKGVEAVFEDFNKGIYYVAEDNEEVVACLLTTPEWSEWRNGTVVWLQSVYVREDYRGRGIFKSMYNFIKNMVEQEDDLKGIRLYVEKTNQSAQNVYQAIGMNGDHYQFFEWMKTF; translated from the coding sequence ATGATAACCGTAAGACCTGCTAAATATAAAGAACGTAAAATTATAGTTGATTTCCAGAAGAGAATGGCTCGCGAAACTGAAGAGCTGGAACTCGATGAAAAACAACTAAAAAAAGGGGTGGAGGCTGTTTTCGAGGACTTCAACAAGGGCATATATTATGTTGCCGAAGACAATGAAGAGGTAGTAGCGTGCCTGCTGACTACTCCTGAATGGAGTGAATGGAGAAACGGGACAGTTGTATGGCTACAATCAGTTTATGTGCGCGAGGATTATAGAGGTAGAGGGATCTTTAAAAGCATGTACAACTTTATCAAAAATATGGTAGAACAGGAGGATGATTTAAAAGGAATCCGTCTGTACGTTGAAAAAACAAATCAAAGCGCACAAAATGTCTATCAGGCAATTGGTATGAACGGTGATCATTATCAATTTTTTGAGTGGATGAAAACTTTCTGA
- the creD gene encoding cell envelope integrity protein CreD: protein MEEPEKNTISKISDGIKNSIMVKLIAVAVIGLLLLIPASSIESLIYERQLNRDTAIQEVSDKWGKEQVLAGPILNIPYREYHENKDGELRYTVHYAHFLPKTLTIDGKVDADRRKRGIYEIVLYNTKLQFSGTFEKPDFNIWGIDPQNIHWDEAYVSIGIPDMSGIQKDLTLKWNGKNHVVESGLPEKEVINSGLISRVVLGQQQVSNFEFTVDLNGSKQLSFVPAGKRTLVKLVSPWPDPSFNGEFLPDDREVGEGGFTAEWEVLDLNRNYPQQWLGNTQHIHEAAFGVGLLLPVDEYQKNMRSAKYAILVIALSFIIFFLIEILNKKRFHPFQYVMVGLAIVLFYSLLISFTEHMGFNLAYLVSSILVIGLITVYVAAVFKTRMLTILVTLLLTVIYFFIFVILQLQDFALLVGSLGLFGALAALMYLSRHINWYELNSRTTSEAS, encoded by the coding sequence ATGGAAGAACCAGAAAAAAACACAATTAGCAAGATCAGTGACGGAATAAAGAATTCCATTATGGTCAAACTGATAGCCGTAGCTGTAATAGGCCTACTTTTGCTCATACCTGCCTCCAGCATAGAGTCATTAATATATGAGCGACAACTGAACCGTGACACGGCTATCCAGGAAGTAAGCGATAAATGGGGCAAGGAGCAGGTACTTGCAGGGCCTATACTAAACATTCCTTACCGGGAATACCATGAAAATAAGGATGGAGAGTTAAGGTATACAGTACATTACGCCCATTTCCTCCCTAAAACATTGACTATTGATGGCAAAGTCGATGCGGACCGGCGGAAGCGTGGTATCTATGAAATAGTACTTTATAACACCAAGCTTCAATTTTCAGGTACGTTTGAAAAACCCGATTTTAATATATGGGGTATTGATCCACAAAATATTCATTGGGACGAAGCGTATGTTTCTATAGGTATTCCTGACATGTCCGGCATCCAGAAAGACCTGACCTTGAAATGGAATGGTAAAAACCATGTGGTAGAATCCGGTTTACCGGAAAAGGAGGTCATTAATTCCGGCCTGATCAGCAGAGTAGTTCTAGGGCAGCAGCAGGTCAGCAATTTTGAGTTTACTGTAGACCTTAATGGCAGCAAGCAACTGAGCTTTGTACCCGCTGGTAAGCGAACATTGGTAAAACTGGTATCTCCATGGCCAGACCCTAGCTTTAACGGTGAATTCCTTCCGGATGATCGCGAGGTGGGGGAAGGGGGCTTTACCGCCGAATGGGAGGTGCTGGATCTTAACCGGAATTATCCTCAACAATGGCTTGGCAATACCCAACATATACATGAGGCTGCTTTTGGTGTAGGTTTGCTCCTGCCCGTGGATGAGTATCAGAAAAACATGCGATCTGCGAAATATGCTATTCTGGTAATTGCACTTTCATTTATTATATTCTTTCTGATCGAAATCCTTAATAAGAAAAGGTTCCATCCCTTCCAATATGTAATGGTTGGGTTGGCTATTGTGTTATTTTATAGTTTGCTGATATCCTTTACAGAGCACATGGGCTTTAACCTTGCCTATCTGGTATCAAGCATTCTGGTGATTGGCCTTATTACAGTATATGTAGCTGCAGTGTTCAAAACCCGAATGCTTACTATCCTGGTTACATTACTTTTAACAGTCATTTACTTCTTCATCTTTGTTATACTTCAATTGCAGGATTTTGCCTTACTGGTGGGAAGCCTGGGGCTTTTCGGAGCGCTGGCAGCTTTAATGTATCTTTCAAGGCATATTAATTGGTATGAGCTAAATTCCCGAACGACTTCGGAGGCAAGTTAG
- a CDS encoding winged helix-turn-helix domain-containing protein codes for MKQYLNHLNKAFENRVRLGIMSALTANDYMDFNTLKELLNVTDGNLASHLKALEKEEYVGMEKTFIGRKPNTRYHITKSGRSAFETHINALEQLIKEQHQSK; via the coding sequence GTGAAGCAGTATCTCAATCATCTTAACAAAGCTTTTGAAAACCGTGTAAGGCTGGGCATTATGTCTGCTTTGACGGCTAACGATTATATGGATTTTAATACCCTGAAAGAGCTTTTAAATGTAACGGACGGTAATCTGGCCAGCCATTTAAAAGCCCTTGAAAAGGAGGAATATGTAGGTATGGAAAAGACATTCATAGGGCGAAAGCCAAACACCAGATATCATATTACCAAATCTGGACGAAGTGCATTTGAGACCCACATCAATGCACTTGAACAATTAATAAAGGAACAACATCAGTCTAAATAA